From the genome of Turicibacter faecis, one region includes:
- a CDS encoding phosphoenolpyruvate carboxykinase, translating to MKPQFELERNTAVINFSAHYCNTADELLNSQGFERVLSRFLKQLKKKESPIYEQLSYVCGECLIASELISLFKLLLVLEIDEIMKMNRSFIVLLQHKDALINFIEELYDYWRQLERYSVIYNSTEGTGIQKIKFIEANNAFTNLVLQVYRIIEERLMGHHQNVYRQLIVGANAGLVLNEIQWDIPVQYMGLRYPAFIESIVLTPPFITYPKRTKRDGIFEEVFENPLDGLYLDPNNWFVYPAKVGTALAYVYFHRDFMAQGVTMCNLFELADLKECDNRKPDLIYVYGNKDKEDKAVFYQDKANDIMIGYASYSEEHDYFGYMKKMVLTLYNVKMINEKKLPLHGAMIELTLKNGKQRNIVVIGDSGAGKSETLEAVRMIAGEEIKDMKTIFDDMGTLALEHGEIRAYGTEIGAFVRLDDLDTGYAYRTIDRSIFMNPDKTNARIVIPVSTYKEITTGRPVDMFLYANNYEEEFDELEFFNSVEEAKEVFIRGARKAKGTTTETGLVESYFANPFGPVQLKEQTDPLINKYFEALFNKNINVGQIRTRLAIPGKEHTGPRKAAERLLEFINEQR from the coding sequence ATGAAACCGCAATTTGAATTGGAACGAAACACAGCTGTAATTAATTTTTCCGCCCATTATTGTAATACAGCGGATGAATTATTAAATAGCCAGGGATTTGAGCGTGTTTTAAGTAGATTTTTAAAACAGTTAAAGAAGAAGGAATCACCAATTTATGAACAACTTTCATATGTTTGTGGAGAATGCTTGATTGCGAGCGAATTAATTTCCTTGTTTAAATTATTATTAGTTTTAGAAATAGATGAAATCATGAAAATGAACCGATCATTTATTGTTTTATTACAACACAAGGATGCTCTAATTAATTTTATTGAGGAACTTTATGATTACTGGCGACAACTTGAACGATATAGTGTCATTTATAATAGCACTGAAGGTACAGGAATCCAAAAAATTAAATTTATCGAGGCTAATAATGCATTTACTAATTTAGTTTTACAAGTCTATCGTATTATTGAAGAGCGCTTAATGGGGCATCATCAGAATGTGTATCGTCAATTAATTGTAGGTGCCAATGCGGGATTAGTTTTAAATGAGATTCAGTGGGATATTCCGGTTCAATATATGGGGTTACGATATCCGGCTTTTATCGAGTCTATTGTGTTAACTCCGCCATTTATTACTTATCCTAAACGGACAAAAAGAGATGGAATTTTCGAGGAAGTGTTTGAAAATCCGCTAGATGGATTATATTTAGATCCTAATAATTGGTTTGTGTATCCTGCTAAAGTGGGAACGGCTTTAGCGTATGTTTATTTCCATCGAGATTTCATGGCCCAAGGGGTGACGATGTGTAATTTATTTGAATTGGCAGATCTAAAGGAATGTGATAATAGAAAGCCAGATTTAATTTATGTTTATGGAAATAAGGATAAAGAGGATAAAGCAGTGTTTTATCAAGATAAGGCTAATGATATTATGATTGGTTATGCTTCTTATAGTGAGGAACACGACTACTTTGGCTATATGAAAAAGATGGTGTTAACACTGTACAATGTTAAAATGATTAATGAGAAAAAGTTACCGCTACATGGTGCAATGATTGAATTAACTTTAAAAAACGGAAAACAGCGTAATATTGTCGTTATCGGCGATAGCGGGGCAGGAAAGTCGGAAACATTAGAAGCTGTGCGTATGATCGCAGGTGAAGAAATTAAAGATATGAAAACTATTTTTGATGATATGGGAACCCTAGCATTAGAACACGGTGAAATTCGTGCGTATGGAACAGAGATTGGGGCTTTTGTCAGACTAGACGATTTGGATACAGGATATGCTTATCGAACTATTGACCGCAGTATTTTTATGAACCCAGACAAGACTAATGCTCGTATCGTTATACCTGTTTCTACATATAAGGAGATAACAACTGGAAGACCAGTTGACATGTTCCTTTATGCGAATAACTATGAAGAAGAATTTGATGAACTAGAATTTTTTAATAGTGTGGAAGAGGCAAAAGAGGTCTTTATAAGAGGGGCACGAAAGGCAAAAGGAACGACTACGGAAACCGGATTAGTAGAGTCGTATTTTGCAAATCCATTTGGGCCGGTTCAGTTAAAAGAACAGACAGATCCATTAATTAATAAATACTTTGAAGCACTATTTAATAAAAATATTAATGTTGGGCAAATACGTACCCGTCTAGCTATTCCAGGAAAAGAGCATACAGGTCCACGTAAGGCAGCGGAACGTTTATTAGAATTTATTAATGAACAAAGATAA
- the purD gene encoding phosphoribosylamine--glycine ligase, which produces MKVLVIGRGGREHAIVKKLVRDRKASQIFCAPGNDGMSEATLVPIEETHVAELAAFAQENQIDLTIVGPEVSLMAGVVNEFNQLGLPIFGPTKEAALIEGSKAFAKYMMQKYDIPTAAYGEFTNIEEATAYLRTQKMPIVIKADGLAAGKGVVICQTLEEAEATVKEMLLDRKFDDASSKIVIEEFLDGEEFSLMAFVSNEIYKAMPIARDYKRAHDGDLGLNTGGMGNHSPHPLIFDTDYEDAINQVIEPMTKAMIEEGIPFTGILYAGLMKTAEGIKVIEFNARFGDPETEVLLPRLETDLTDIMLSLLEGKDIECHWNDKATVGIVLAAKGYPGAYVKGTPIKGLDELVDVDVCHMGTKLIDNQISLNGGRVLFVVGTGDTLEDARQKVYQEVKKIDCKDLFYRTDIAKKVINS; this is translated from the coding sequence ATGAAAGTTTTAGTTATTGGACGCGGTGGACGTGAGCATGCCATCGTAAAAAAATTAGTACGTGATCGTAAGGCATCTCAAATTTTTTGTGCCCCAGGAAACGATGGAATGAGTGAAGCAACCCTTGTTCCAATTGAGGAGACTCATGTTGCGGAATTGGCGGCTTTTGCTCAAGAAAATCAGATTGATTTAACAATTGTCGGTCCTGAGGTATCTCTAATGGCAGGGGTTGTTAATGAGTTTAATCAATTAGGGCTACCTATCTTTGGTCCTACTAAAGAGGCAGCTTTAATTGAAGGTAGTAAAGCCTTTGCAAAATATATGATGCAAAAGTATGATATTCCGACGGCGGCCTATGGAGAGTTCACTAATATAGAAGAGGCGACGGCTTATCTAAGAACACAAAAGATGCCAATTGTAATTAAAGCTGACGGATTGGCGGCTGGAAAGGGAGTCGTGATTTGTCAAACGTTGGAAGAAGCTGAAGCTACTGTCAAGGAAATGCTTCTTGATCGAAAATTTGATGATGCATCATCTAAAATTGTTATTGAGGAGTTTTTAGACGGAGAAGAGTTTTCTTTAATGGCTTTTGTTTCAAATGAAATTTATAAGGCAATGCCTATCGCACGTGATTATAAACGTGCTCATGATGGTGATTTGGGATTAAATACGGGAGGAATGGGAAATCATAGTCCTCACCCATTAATTTTTGACACTGATTATGAAGATGCAATTAACCAAGTGATTGAACCAATGACAAAGGCGATGATTGAAGAGGGAATCCCTTTCACAGGAATTTTATATGCTGGTTTAATGAAGACAGCGGAAGGGATTAAGGTTATTGAATTTAATGCCAGATTCGGTGATCCTGAGACGGAGGTGTTACTCCCACGCCTTGAAACAGACTTAACTGATATTATGTTATCCTTATTAGAAGGTAAAGATATTGAGTGTCATTGGAATGATAAAGCCACTGTCGGAATCGTTTTGGCTGCTAAGGGATATCCAGGTGCTTACGTAAAAGGAACACCAATTAAAGGATTAGACGAATTAGTCGATGTAGATGTTTGTCATATGGGAACGAAATTAATTGACAATCAAATCTCTCTAAATGGTGGACGTGTTCTGTTTGTTGTGGGAACTGGCGATACGCTTGAAGATGCACGTCAAAAAGTCTATCAAGAAGTAAAAAAAATAGACTGTAAAGATTTGTTCTACCGTACAGATATCGCAAAAAAAGTGATAAATAGTTAA
- a CDS encoding sensor histidine kinase, which translates to MKSNDSPNQVNQLLDSQKNWIKFLILIGTFILCFNYITIQLQYRNIFPLNYFESFQYASQVEDFLKDFYTSQIEIPQLKKPIEEIPVTKEEILDAKFDNNLYSRYLYDDTTGEYHPISSLTDEQITEIIRYHKYQENKDKIYDYYNYNSHNQGNAFYYKIVDRNGETYTNVPDEDIKYLNVLEIPYYGKNNENFKNSVNSFASDQGLTGTLYLPKYPMGNSTIQSSFIQNTIIKIIWFVAVVLNIFILFPIYSYFKKVRHTPLTIPDQYTWIGKKYSQLPIEFKASIFFATLLFIKGFRINFHASPTAFYIFKIAFQIIVLIFVIYIFTLQVQGIINRLKKPQIIQEEWNNGFYMSNKEAWSQFPLYRNIFFKLFIFTALIGFWGVIWGISTVAFGSFVIVTLISLLLIPILLFSIKRCSQRLQLIVDTLSKLAQNKKSPQIIVKGHDLISDISRDINTIQEGFALSSQKQSDSERLKTELITNVSHDLRTPLTSILNYVDLAKRSNISDLERQEYLNIIDNKSKRLKVLIDDLFEASKMASGAVELHKERVDLVALIYQSLAEYDDRFNDQGLAIKTKMVEQHMYAYCDGRKMSRVFENLFNNIIKYAQPATRVYIEMEYEESDIVITLKNISNYELGFDVSELSERFKRGDSSRHTEGSGLGLSIVKSILELHGAIFELSKDGDLFKVIIKVKKYS; encoded by the coding sequence ATGAAAAGTAATGATTCACCTAATCAAGTAAACCAGTTATTAGATAGTCAAAAAAATTGGATCAAATTTTTAATTTTAATCGGAACATTTATTCTATGTTTTAACTATATAACGATCCAGTTACAATATCGAAATATCTTCCCTTTAAATTATTTTGAATCTTTTCAATATGCATCGCAAGTGGAGGACTTTTTAAAAGATTTTTATACAAGTCAAATCGAAATCCCTCAACTCAAAAAACCTATAGAGGAAATTCCCGTTACCAAAGAGGAAATTTTAGATGCAAAATTTGATAATAACCTATACTCTCGGTATTTATATGATGATACTACAGGCGAATATCACCCTATCTCATCTTTAACCGATGAACAAATTACAGAAATCATTCGCTATCATAAGTACCAGGAAAATAAGGATAAAATTTATGATTATTATAATTACAACTCTCATAATCAAGGGAATGCCTTTTATTATAAGATCGTTGATAGAAATGGAGAAACGTATACTAATGTTCCCGACGAAGACATAAAGTATCTCAATGTACTCGAAATTCCTTATTACGGGAAAAACAATGAAAATTTCAAAAATTCGGTTAACTCATTTGCTTCCGATCAAGGATTAACAGGAACCCTCTATTTACCAAAATATCCAATGGGAAACTCCACGATCCAAAGCTCCTTTATTCAAAATACTATCATCAAAATTATTTGGTTTGTTGCAGTTGTACTAAACATTTTTATCCTATTTCCTATCTACTCGTATTTTAAAAAAGTTAGACATACTCCTCTAACAATTCCGGATCAATATACTTGGATAGGGAAAAAATATTCCCAATTACCTATTGAATTTAAGGCTAGTATTTTCTTTGCTACTTTATTGTTCATTAAAGGTTTTCGAATCAATTTTCACGCTTCACCTACAGCTTTCTATATTTTTAAAATAGCCTTTCAAATTATAGTCCTTATCTTTGTGATTTACATTTTTACGCTTCAGGTCCAAGGAATAATAAATAGATTAAAAAAACCTCAGATTATCCAAGAAGAGTGGAACAATGGGTTTTACATGAGCAATAAGGAAGCCTGGAGCCAATTTCCTCTCTATCGAAATATCTTCTTTAAGCTATTTATTTTTACAGCACTTATTGGATTTTGGGGTGTTATTTGGGGAATATCTACTGTAGCTTTTGGAAGCTTCGTTATAGTGACCCTTATTAGTCTTTTACTTATCCCCATATTATTATTTTCTATTAAAAGATGTTCTCAACGTCTTCAGCTTATTGTGGACACATTATCAAAACTAGCACAAAATAAAAAAAGTCCTCAGATTATAGTTAAAGGCCATGATCTTATTTCAGATATATCAAGAGATATTAATACAATTCAAGAGGGGTTCGCATTGTCGAGCCAAAAGCAGTCGGATAGCGAACGGCTTAAAACGGAATTAATCACAAATGTTTCCCATGATTTAAGAACTCCTCTTACAAGTATTCTAAATTACGTAGATTTAGCAAAAAGGAGCAATATAAGCGATTTAGAGCGTCAAGAATACCTCAACATTATCGATAACAAATCTAAACGATTAAAGGTTCTTATCGATGATTTATTTGAAGCTAGTAAAATGGCTAGTGGAGCTGTCGAATTACATAAGGAACGAGTAGATTTAGTCGCCTTAATCTATCAGTCATTAGCAGAATACGATGACCGCTTTAATGACCAAGGATTAGCCATTAAAACTAAAATGGTTGAACAACACATGTATGCCTATTGTGATGGAAGAAAAATGTCGCGGGTATTTGAAAATTTATTTAATAATATTATTAAATACGCCCAACCAGCAACTCGAGTTTATATTGAAATGGAGTACGAAGAATCAGACATTGTTATTACTTTAAAAAACATCTCAAATTACGAATTAGGGTTTGATGTGTCTGAATTATCAGAGCGATTTAAACGTGGGGATAGTTCTCGTCACACCGAAGGATCAGGATTGGGGCTCTCTATCGTGAAATCTATCCTAGAATTACACGGAGCAATATTCGAGCTATCAAAAGATGGTGATTTATTCAAGGTCATTATAAAAGTCAAAAAATACTCCTAA
- a CDS encoding GNAT family N-acetyltransferase yields the protein MISKFDEVYEIMKESFPVDEFREYKEQKKLLSRPNYFLKTTLHHDEVTAFCAYYEFDDFIYIEHLACTEKVRGQGIGTQLIRDVMLEAKQRPIILEVEPPIDTLTKRRVEFYKRLGFILNDIPHYQPPLNLTTGTVELRIMSSCQLSDERLRKFRQILNTEVYGVEENFKL from the coding sequence TTGATTTCAAAGTTTGATGAAGTTTATGAGATAATGAAAGAATCTTTTCCGGTAGATGAGTTCAGGGAATATAAAGAGCAGAAAAAGCTTTTATCACGTCCTAATTACTTTTTAAAAACAACCCTACATCATGATGAAGTAACTGCTTTTTGTGCTTATTATGAATTTGATGATTTTATATATATTGAACATTTAGCTTGTACGGAAAAAGTGAGGGGACAGGGAATCGGAACTCAATTGATTAGAGATGTTATGTTAGAGGCAAAACAACGACCGATTATTTTAGAGGTAGAACCTCCAATAGATACCCTAACGAAAAGAAGAGTAGAATTTTACAAGAGATTAGGATTCATCTTAAATGATATTCCTCACTATCAACCGCCACTTAATTTAACTACGGGAACTGTAGAGTTAAGAATTATGTCATCCTGTCAATTAAGTGATGAACGTCTAAGGAAATTTAGACAAATTTTAAATACGGAAGTTTACGGTGTAGAAGAAAATTTTAAATTATAG
- a CDS encoding pyridoxal-phosphate-dependent aminotransferase family protein, which produces MSKVLFTPGPTNVPDFIREVLGRDLIHHRMADYHELLKEINEDLKVVFGTANDVLVLTSSGTGSMESTVVNLFSQGDSVLVINTGWFGKRFIEICQVYGLTVHELCYEWGNSYNIDEVENILDKFPEIKGVFVTYHETSTGVLNNLKPLGNLTRNRGCLLITDCISGMIVHEFHMDEWGVDCAVASSQKGFLLPPGLSFVALSDKAKDAMEQSSLPKYYWDYKKYFNSFNEKCEQPFTPAISIVVALKESLSYLLDKGVTTVVDEKRMLRRYAEEKLQELGFKLFIEDESIRGNALIPVIVPDGVDGKRLTSSIDERHNFTVAGGMGSYAGKMLRVGILSDITTKEIDLLVSYLKESLKDYKK; this is translated from the coding sequence ATGAGTAAAGTTTTATTTACACCAGGACCGACGAATGTTCCTGATTTTATTAGAGAGGTTCTTGGACGAGATTTAATTCATCATCGAATGGCAGACTATCACGAGTTACTAAAGGAAATCAACGAAGATTTAAAAGTTGTGTTCGGTACAGCGAACGATGTTTTAGTTTTAACATCTTCTGGAACAGGGTCAATGGAATCAACCGTTGTTAACCTTTTTTCACAAGGTGATTCCGTACTGGTTATTAATACGGGATGGTTTGGGAAAAGATTTATTGAAATCTGCCAGGTTTATGGGTTAACTGTTCATGAATTGTGTTATGAGTGGGGAAATAGTTATAATATTGACGAAGTTGAAAATATTTTGGATAAATTCCCGGAAATTAAAGGAGTTTTTGTGACATATCATGAAACCTCGACAGGTGTTTTGAACAATTTGAAACCGTTAGGGAATTTAACGCGAAATAGAGGCTGCCTATTAATTACAGATTGCATTAGCGGGATGATTGTTCATGAATTTCACATGGATGAATGGGGAGTCGACTGTGCAGTTGCTAGTAGTCAAAAGGGATTCTTGCTTCCACCGGGATTAAGTTTTGTCGCCTTAAGCGATAAGGCAAAGGATGCCATGGAACAATCGAGTTTACCTAAATATTATTGGGATTATAAAAAATATTTTAATTCTTTTAATGAAAAGTGCGAACAGCCTTTTACGCCAGCTATTTCGATTGTCGTTGCTTTAAAGGAATCGTTAAGTTACTTGCTAGACAAAGGTGTAACAACAGTCGTTGATGAGAAGAGAATGCTTAGAAGGTATGCCGAGGAGAAATTACAGGAGCTCGGGTTTAAATTATTTATTGAAGATGAGTCGATTAGAGGGAATGCCCTTATCCCTGTTATTGTTCCGGATGGGGTAGATGGAAAACGTCTAACATCGTCAATTGATGAACGTCATAATTTTACTGTCGCAGGCGGTATGGGGAGTTATGCAGGAAAAATGTTACGTGTTGGAATTTTGAGCGACATTACAACGAAAGAAATTGACTTGTTAGTATCATATCTGAAAGAGAGTTTAAAGGATTATAAAAAGTAA
- a CDS encoding YjiH family protein, translating into MSKDKNIKNEGSCSSYNQLEKLKFMIPSFIGVILFMCPISTAEGITIPIAILSNGLKHHLESILPTILLVLVLITAAGTAVTKLLKPGFIVKNRFLNSLFDVTPIWSILRFLAAIFTVMVYTNQGIPFLISSNTGGLVFSDLLPILFSVFLFAGLFLPLLLNFGLLEFVGSLLSKVMRPIFNLPGRSAVDCIASWLGDGTIGVLLTSKQYEDGFYTKREAAVIGTTFSLVSVTFSLVVINTVNLGHMFIPFYITVTIASLLAAIILPKMPPLSKKEDVFFDGTKKESDEKIPTGFNYVSYGFMQAIEKAKSQAFIKVIFIDGFKNVLDMWLAVIPIVMAVGTIALVIAEYTPVFKILGLPFLPILMLLQVPEPIAASQTLVAGFADMLLPSVLASTIKSDMTRFIIASVSVSQLIYLSEVGALLLSSKIPVNLKELFIIFIQRTLITLPIIAVIAHFIF; encoded by the coding sequence ATGAGTAAAGATAAAAATATAAAAAACGAAGGCTCGTGTAGCTCATATAACCAGTTAGAAAAATTGAAATTTATGATACCCTCTTTCATTGGAGTTATCTTATTTATGTGTCCTATTTCTACAGCGGAAGGAATCACGATTCCTATTGCCATTTTATCAAATGGACTGAAACATCATTTAGAGAGTATTCTACCGACTATATTATTAGTTTTAGTGCTTATCACAGCTGCTGGGACAGCAGTTACTAAACTATTGAAACCGGGATTCATCGTGAAAAATAGATTTCTAAATAGTTTATTTGACGTAACCCCTATTTGGTCGATTCTTAGATTTTTAGCAGCTATATTTACGGTTATGGTATACACTAATCAAGGGATTCCATTTTTAATCTCTTCGAATACGGGGGGATTGGTGTTTAGTGATCTACTACCCATTCTCTTTTCAGTCTTCTTATTTGCGGGACTTTTTTTACCTTTATTATTAAATTTCGGATTATTGGAGTTTGTAGGTTCGTTATTATCTAAGGTGATGCGCCCCATCTTTAATTTACCGGGAAGGTCAGCAGTCGATTGTATTGCCTCATGGCTAGGTGACGGAACCATTGGAGTGTTGTTGACAAGTAAGCAATATGAGGACGGTTTTTATACTAAACGCGAGGCTGCGGTGATTGGTACGACCTTTTCACTTGTTTCGGTGACATTCAGTCTAGTTGTTATTAATACAGTTAATCTTGGGCATATGTTTATTCCATTTTATATAACTGTCACCATTGCAAGTTTGTTAGCCGCTATTATACTACCCAAAATGCCACCCTTATCTAAAAAAGAGGACGTATTTTTTGATGGAACAAAGAAGGAATCGGATGAAAAGATTCCAACTGGATTTAATTATGTTTCATATGGGTTTATGCAGGCGATAGAAAAAGCTAAATCACAAGCCTTTATAAAGGTCATTTTTATAGATGGATTTAAGAATGTGTTAGATATGTGGCTAGCTGTTATTCCAATCGTAATGGCCGTAGGAACAATTGCCTTAGTTATTGCCGAATATACTCCAGTATTTAAAATTTTAGGATTACCATTTTTACCTATTTTAATGTTATTGCAAGTTCCTGAGCCAATTGCGGCATCGCAAACTTTAGTCGCTGGATTTGCGGATATGTTACTCCCATCCGTCCTTGCCTCAACTATTAAAAGCGATATGACACGTTTTATTATTGCATCAGTTTCGGTTTCTCAATTGATTTATTTGTCAGAGGTAGGTGCACTATTGCTCTCTTCAAAAATTCCAGTGAATTTGAAGGAATTGTTTATTATCTTTATTCAACGGACATTAATCACATTACCGATTATCGCAGTAATTGCCCATTTTATTTTTTAA
- a CDS encoding response regulator transcription factor, producing MLKPRILIVDDEREIREAIRIYLRGEDIETVMASNGQEAIDLVKQEEIHLVLMDVMMPGIDGIVATSLIREFSNVPIIMLTAKSEDTDKIMGLSIGADDYITKPFNPMELVARVKSQLRRYLQFNSPQSTPNKDLLEVGGLSMNIVTKQVNVDGKEVRLTPTEFKILALLLKNKGRVFSINDIYENVWDEPGYNAENTVAVHIRKIREKIEINPRDPRYLKVVWGVGYKIEA from the coding sequence ATGTTAAAGCCACGTATACTTATAGTTGATGATGAACGTGAAATTCGAGAAGCTATTCGTATCTATTTAAGAGGAGAGGATATCGAAACAGTCATGGCTAGTAATGGACAGGAGGCAATTGATTTAGTCAAACAAGAAGAAATCCATCTTGTTTTAATGGATGTCATGATGCCTGGAATTGATGGAATCGTAGCCACCAGCCTAATCAGAGAGTTCTCTAATGTACCTATCATTATGCTCACCGCAAAATCTGAAGATACCGATAAAATTATGGGCCTCTCAATTGGAGCGGACGATTATATTACAAAACCATTTAACCCTATGGAACTCGTTGCACGTGTTAAAAGCCAGTTACGTAGATACCTACAATTTAATTCTCCACAAAGTACGCCAAATAAAGATTTATTAGAGGTAGGGGGACTTAGTATGAATATAGTTACTAAACAAGTCAATGTAGATGGGAAAGAAGTCCGGCTAACACCGACAGAATTTAAAATTCTCGCCCTTTTACTGAAAAATAAAGGACGTGTATTTTCAATCAATGATATTTATGAAAATGTCTGGGACGAACCTGGATATAATGCAGAGAATACAGTTGCCGTACACATTAGAAAAATTCGGGAGAAAATCGAAATTAATCCACGCGATCCAAGATATCTTAAAGTAGTCTGGGGAGTTGGCTACAAAATTGAGGCATAG
- a CDS encoding tocopherol cyclase family protein, translated as MKINPDLYHGHDQYTNFFEGWYFKIVDATGRYSLAFIPGISRTEDAKKHHSFIQVIDLVNHSYHYCKYSVDDFYSNNRHLKVNIGLNEFSFHKIYVDFEKFHGLLYLGPPKKWPHTKRSPNMMRLLNYIPFLESHSHVCAIDGNIEEGHLKIGNQIIDFSNGKYYIEKNWRKSHPTPRIGIQSNYFEDGRATLTCSLEIIPLPIIKEFLGFEIGVTVDQKFYSFTTANHSKLNISFFDRDILLCVTKDNVQLILKTKSKSEDFIDCQELNHQNTSFLYEAILNAEVELTLLNKKNNTLIYHGIGKACGIKYRGDLSRFYTTAKIS; from the coding sequence ATGAAAATAAATCCTGATTTATACCATGGCCACGATCAATATACTAATTTTTTTGAGGGTTGGTATTTTAAAATCGTTGATGCTACTGGTCGTTATTCGTTAGCTTTTATCCCAGGTATATCTCGTACTGAAGATGCAAAAAAACATCATAGTTTTATTCAAGTCATTGATTTAGTTAACCATTCCTATCATTACTGCAAATATAGTGTTGACGATTTCTATTCTAATAATCGACACCTCAAAGTAAACATTGGGTTAAACGAATTTAGCTTTCACAAAATTTATGTTGATTTTGAGAAATTTCATGGACTATTGTATCTGGGTCCTCCTAAAAAATGGCCTCATACGAAACGTAGTCCAAACATGATGAGATTATTAAATTATATTCCCTTCCTAGAATCGCATAGTCATGTCTGTGCCATTGACGGAAATATTGAAGAAGGGCACCTTAAAATTGGAAATCAAATTATTGATTTTAGTAACGGAAAGTATTATATTGAAAAAAATTGGAGAAAGAGCCATCCGACTCCGCGTATTGGAATTCAAAGTAATTACTTTGAGGATGGACGGGCGACACTCACCTGCTCATTAGAAATTATCCCTCTCCCTATTATTAAGGAGTTTTTAGGGTTTGAAATAGGAGTTACCGTTGATCAAAAATTTTATTCATTCACCACAGCAAACCATAGCAAATTGAATATATCCTTCTTTGATCGTGATATCTTATTGTGTGTAACAAAAGATAATGTACAGTTAATCCTAAAAACAAAAAGTAAATCAGAGGATTTTATTGATTGCCAAGAGTTAAATCATCAAAATACCTCGTTTCTATATGAAGCAATTTTAAATGCTGAGGTGGAACTAACCTTACTAAATAAAAAAAATAATACCCTTATCTATCATGGAATAGGAAAAGCATGCGGTATTAAATATAGAGGGGACCTTAGCAGATTTTATACTACCGCAAAAATATCTTAA